The following coding sequences are from one Nicotiana tomentosiformis chromosome 3, ASM39032v3, whole genome shotgun sequence window:
- the LOC104092297 gene encoding GDSL esterase/lipase At1g33811 isoform X1, with translation MGKFFEFVILAFLSFFLLTTKAWSQQQEPQVPCFFIFGDSLVDNGNNNGILTLARANYMPYGIDFPQGATGRFTNGRTYVDILAQLLGFPNYIPPYARVRGRALLRGANYASGAAGIRDETGNNLGDHMPMNQQVENFARTAEELRRLFRGNNNTLNGYLSKCIFYSGLGSNDYLNNYFMTDYYSTHSQYTPQAYATALLQDYCKQLSELYNLGARKVVVTGVGQIGCIPYELARYDGNDSRCNEEINNAILLFNSGLKKLVVRFNKVLPGAKFVFLDSFESTKDLVVNAKTYGFEVVDKGCCGVGRNNGQITCLPLQQPCDDRSKYIFWDAFHPTEVANIILAKKSYSSISKTFAYPINIQQLARL, from the exons ATGGGGAAATTCTTTGAATTTGTTATATTGgcatttttatcttttttcttgtTGACAACTAAGGCTTGGTCACAACAACAAGAGCCCCAAGTTCCTTGTTTTTTCATATTTGGGGATTCACTTGTTGACAATGGCAACAACAATGGGATACTTACTCTTGCTAGGGCCAATTACATGCCTTATGGCATAGACTTCCCACAAGGCGCCACTGGTCGTTTTACTAATGGTCGTACTTATGTCGATATTTTAG CTCAACTTCTTGGCTTTCCCAACTATATTCCTCCCTATGCAAGAGTTCGTGGTCGAGCACTATTAAGAGGAGCTAATTATGCATCAGGAGCTgcaggaattcgagatgaaacaGGAAATAACTTG GGGGATCATATGCCAATGAACCAACAGGTAGAAAACTTTGCAAGAACTGCTGAGGAGCTGAGGAGATTATTCAGAGGAAATAACAACACACTAAATGGCTATTTGAGCAAATGTATTTTCTACTCAGGATTGGGAAGCAATGACTACCTCAATAATTACTTCATGACTGATTATTACTCAACTCATTCACAGTACACACCACAAGCCTATGCTACTGCACTTCTTCAAGATTATTGCAAGCAACTATCG GAATTATATAACTTAGGAGCTCGGAAAGTTGTGGTAACAGGAGTAGGACAAATAGGATGCATACCCTACGAGCTAGCAAGGTACGATGGAAATGACAGCAGATGTAATGAAGAGATCAACAATGCTATTCTCCTCTTTAACTCTGGACTCAAAAAGCTGGTTGTTCGTTTCAATAAGGTTTTGCCTGGAGCAAAGTTTGTCTTCTTGGATTCCTTTGAAAGCACCAAAGATCTTGTAGTCAATGCAAAAACTTATG gatTTGAAGTGGTGGATAAGGGATGCTGTGGAGTGGGAAGGAACAATGGGCAGATAACATGTCTTCCTCTGCAACAGCCATGTGATGATCGTTCCAAATATATATTTTGGGATGCTTTTCATCCCACTGAAGTTGCAAATATTATCCTGGCCAAGAAATCATACAGCTCCATCTCAAAGACATTTGCTTATCCTATAAATATACAGCAATTAGCTAGGCTCTAA
- the LOC104092297 gene encoding GDSL esterase/lipase At1g33811 isoform X2, whose protein sequence is MGKFFEFVILAFLSFFLLTTKAWSQQQEPQVPCFFIFGDSLVDNGNNNGILTLARANYMPYGIDFPQGATGRFTNAQLLGFPNYIPPYARVRGRALLRGANYASGAAGIRDETGNNLGDHMPMNQQVENFARTAEELRRLFRGNNNTLNGYLSKCIFYSGLGSNDYLNNYFMTDYYSTHSQYTPQAYATALLQDYCKQLSELYNLGARKVVVTGVGQIGCIPYELARYDGNDSRCNEEINNAILLFNSGLKKLVVRFNKVLPGAKFVFLDSFESTKDLVVNAKTYGFEVVDKGCCGVGRNNGQITCLPLQQPCDDRSKYIFWDAFHPTEVANIILAKKSYSSISKTFAYPINIQQLARL, encoded by the exons ATGGGGAAATTCTTTGAATTTGTTATATTGgcatttttatcttttttcttgtTGACAACTAAGGCTTGGTCACAACAACAAGAGCCCCAAGTTCCTTGTTTTTTCATATTTGGGGATTCACTTGTTGACAATGGCAACAACAATGGGATACTTACTCTTGCTAGGGCCAATTACATGCCTTATGGCATAGACTTCCCACAAGGCGCCACTGGTCGTTTTACTAATG CTCAACTTCTTGGCTTTCCCAACTATATTCCTCCCTATGCAAGAGTTCGTGGTCGAGCACTATTAAGAGGAGCTAATTATGCATCAGGAGCTgcaggaattcgagatgaaacaGGAAATAACTTG GGGGATCATATGCCAATGAACCAACAGGTAGAAAACTTTGCAAGAACTGCTGAGGAGCTGAGGAGATTATTCAGAGGAAATAACAACACACTAAATGGCTATTTGAGCAAATGTATTTTCTACTCAGGATTGGGAAGCAATGACTACCTCAATAATTACTTCATGACTGATTATTACTCAACTCATTCACAGTACACACCACAAGCCTATGCTACTGCACTTCTTCAAGATTATTGCAAGCAACTATCG GAATTATATAACTTAGGAGCTCGGAAAGTTGTGGTAACAGGAGTAGGACAAATAGGATGCATACCCTACGAGCTAGCAAGGTACGATGGAAATGACAGCAGATGTAATGAAGAGATCAACAATGCTATTCTCCTCTTTAACTCTGGACTCAAAAAGCTGGTTGTTCGTTTCAATAAGGTTTTGCCTGGAGCAAAGTTTGTCTTCTTGGATTCCTTTGAAAGCACCAAAGATCTTGTAGTCAATGCAAAAACTTATG gatTTGAAGTGGTGGATAAGGGATGCTGTGGAGTGGGAAGGAACAATGGGCAGATAACATGTCTTCCTCTGCAACAGCCATGTGATGATCGTTCCAAATATATATTTTGGGATGCTTTTCATCCCACTGAAGTTGCAAATATTATCCTGGCCAAGAAATCATACAGCTCCATCTCAAAGACATTTGCTTATCCTATAAATATACAGCAATTAGCTAGGCTCTAA